The Kineococcus radiotolerans SRS30216 = ATCC BAA-149 genomic interval CTGCCGGTGTCACCCGTCCGGACCTCGGGGGCTGTCGCGATCATGCCCCCTCCTCGGCAGGTGCCCCCGGTTCCTTGAGTGCTCCGTCCGGGTGAACCCGGATCGTGACCGGACCGTCACCTCCGGGCCCGGGGCGGGGTGAGCCCGTGCCCGCCGGCTCCCGGCGTCGGGGATCCTGGAGGGGTGAGCACCACCGGGATCCCGCACTCCTCGCACTGGGGCGCCTTCCGCGCCGACCCCACCGCGGACGGCGTGCGCGTCCGGGCGCACCCCGACGACCCGGCGCCGTCCGCGCTGCTGCGCAACGTCGCGGTCGCGGCCACCCCCACCGCCCGCGTGCTGCGCCCGCACGTGCGGCGCGGCTGGTGGGAGGACGGCCCCGGCCCCGACGAGCGGCGCGGGCGCGACGAGTTCCTGCCCGTGGAGTGGGACGAGCTGCTGGACCGGGTCGCGGGGGAGTACGCCCGGGTGCTCGGCGAGCACGGCCCGCGGGCGGTGTACGCCGGGTCCTACGGCTGGGCCAGCGCGGGCCGCTTCCACCACTCCCAGAGCCAGCTGCACCGCTTCTCGCACTGCCTGGGCGGGGCGGTCCGCTCGACCTGGACCTACAGCCACAACGTCGGGGAGGTCCTCATGCCCCGCGTCGTCGGCAGCCAGGAGCCGCTGATCTCCCCGACCGCGTGGACGAGCGTGGAGGCCGCCACCGACCTCGTCATCGCCCTCGGCGGGCTGCCCGCGAAGAACTCCGAGGTCGCCAGCGGCGGCATCACCCGCCACGAGGTCGCCGGCCGGCTGCGCTCGGCCCGGGCCCGGGGCGCGGAGTTCGTCCTCGTCTCCCCGCTGCGCGACGACCTCGCCGCCGAGCTCGACGCGGACTGGTTCGCCGTCGTCCCCGGCAGCGACGCCGCGCTGCTGCTGGCGATGTGCCACGTCCTGCTGACCGACGGCAGCTTCGACGCGGGGTTCCTGGAGCGGTTCACCGCCGGCTCGGAGGAGTTCCTCGCCTCCCTGCGCGGGGCCGACGACGGGGTGGAGAAGACCCCCGAGTGGGCCGAGCCCCTCACCGGGATCGCCGCCGGGCGCATCCGCGACCTCGCCCGCCGCGCCGTGCGCGGCCGCACGATGATCACCGTCAGCTGGTCCGTGGCCCGCACCCGCTTCGGCGAGCAGCCCCTGTGGGCGGCCGTCGCGCTGGCCGCGATGATCGGGCAGATCGGCCTGCCCGGCGGCGGCTTCGGCCACGGCTACGCCTCCACCGGCGGGGTCGGCAAGCGCGCCGGGACCTACCCGCTCCCCACGTTCCCGCAGTTCGCCGACCCGCTGCGGGTGCGCATCCCCGTCGCCCGCATCGCCGACGCCCTGTTGCACCCCGGGGAGCCCTACGAGGTCGACGGCCGGCACGAGACCTACCCGCACCTGCGCCTGGTCCACTGGGCCGGGGGCAACCCCTTCCACCACCACCAGGACCTGCAGCGGCTGCAGCGCGCGTTCCGCGCCGCGGAGACGATCGTCGTCCACGAGCCGTTCTGGACCTCCACCGCCCGCCACGCCGACGTCGTGTTCGCCGCCACGACGACGCTGGAGCGCGAGGACGTCGGCGCCGCCCGCTACGACGACCGCCTCATCGCCATGGGCCGGGTCCACGAACCGCTGGGGGAGGCCCGCGACGACTACGAGGTCCTCTCCGGGCTCGCCCACCGCCTCGGGGCCGGCGAGCGCTTCACCGAGGGCCGCACGGCGGGGGAGTGGGTCGAGCACCTCTACGAGGAGTGGCGCACCGGCCCGGCCGCGCGCGCCGGCATCACCGCCCCGCCCCACGCGGAGTTCCTCGCCGCGGGGGAGTTCCGGCTGCCCCCGGAGCCGAGGGAGAAGGTGATGTTCGCCTCCTTCCGCGCCGACCCGGACCGGTTCCCGCTGCGCACCCCCAGCGGGCGCATCGAGCTGCACTCCGAGACCATCGCCGGTTTCGGCTACGACGACTGCCCCGGGCACCCGGTGTGGCTGGCCCCGGAGGAGCAGCCCGACGAGGAGTTCCCGCTGCGGCTGGTCGCGAACAACCCCGCCACCCGCCTGCACAGCCAGCTCGACCACGGCGCCACGTCCCAGGCCGGGAAGGTCGCCGGGCGCGAACCGGTGCGGATGCACGCCCGCGACGCCGCCGCGCGCGGTCTCGCCGACGGGCAGGTCGTCGTGCTGCGCAGCCGCCGCGGCAGCTGCCTGGGCGGGCTCGTCGTCTCCGACGCCGTGCGCGAGGGCGTGGTGCAGATGTCCACCGGGTCGTGGTTCGACCCCGTGGCCGGGGCGGCCGCCGGGGTCACCTGCGGCTACGGCAACGTCAACGTCCTCACCCGCGACGTCGGCTCCTCCCGGCTCAGCCAGGCCTGCACCGGTCAGCACGCCACCGTCCAGGTGAGCGCGTTCGAGGGGGTCCCGCCGAGGGTGACGATCTTCGACCAGCCCGCCTGAGGGCCGGCGGAAACCGGTGGCGCCCGCCCGGGGCGGGCGGCAGGCTCGGCGGGTGCTGCCCGTGGAACTGCACCCCTTCGCCGGTCTGCGCCTGCTCGTCCGCGATCCCGGCGGCGACCCCGGCGGCGACGTCGAGCTGCGCACGGGCGACGTCGAGGGCCTCGTGGAGCTCGCCGCCGTCGCCGCCCGCGGGGTCCACGACCCCGGCCCGTCGCCGTTCGCGGTGCCCTGGACCGCGTGCGCCCCCGCCGAGCGGGCCCGCCGGACCCTGCGCTGGCACCTGCTCGGCTGGGGCGGCTGGTCGCCGCGGGAGTGGCGCCTGGACTTCGTCGTCCGCCGCGGCGGGGTCGTCGTCGGCACCCAGTCGCTGGAGGCGGTGGACTTCCCCGTGCTGCGCGAGGTCGTCACCGGTTCCTGGCTGGGACGGGAGCACCAGGGCCGGGGGACCGGGCCCCTGATGCGCGCCGCCGTCCTGCACCTGGCCTTCGCCGGGCTCGGCGCGTCCTGCGCGCGCAGCGAGGCCTTCCTGGACAACCCCCGGTCCCGGGCGGTGTCGCAGCGCCTGGGCTACCGCGAGGACGGGCAGCGGGCCGTGGTGCGCGACGGCGTGCGCGCGGTGCAGCAGCGGCTGCGCCTGGACGCCGCGGACTGGGCCGCGGGCGAGCGGCCGGAGGTGCTCGTGGAGGGGGTGGAACCGGTGCGGGAGGCCCTGCTGCCCGCGGCCCCCTAGCCGCGCGTCCCGGGTCGGGGCGTTGCTCCGTGTGGGGCATCATGGAGCTCCGAACACGGTGCGCGCTGCGCACCGCCGAGGTGCGGAGGTGCCGCAGGTGACGACCGAGGGCTGGCCCGACGACAGGATCACCTCCTCCGACGCCCCGTCGATCGTCCGCCACCACGCCGGACCGGCCGACGACCCGGACCGCTACGAGCTGCTGGGCGAGGCCGACGGCGCCGACGAGGCGTGGCACGTGATCGACCACCGCGCCGTGACGGGGGAGGCGCTGTTCACCCTCGCCGCGCTGCGCCCGGCGGCGACCGGCGACCTCGAGGTCCGCCACGACGCGGGCGGGGACGTGCAGGACGGGGAGGACGGGGACGACGCCCCGGTGCCGCCCGAGGTCCTCTGGCGCGAACGGGCCGCCGGCCTGGCCCGCGTCCGCCACGCCCGGCTCGCCGGCCTCGTGGGCACCTTCACCGGACCCGCCCCGCACGCCCCCGGCCGCGCCGACCTGCAGGCGCGGGAGTGGGACTACGCCGTCCTCGAGCAGGCCGCCGGCCGGTCGGTGGCCGACTGGCTGCGCGACGACCCCGGCGCCGGCGTCGAGGAGCGCTTCACCGTCCTGGCCGCCGCGGCCGCGGTCCTGCAGGAGCTGCACCGGGGGTCCGAGGACGCCCCGCCGGTCGTGCACGGCGACATCACCCCGCGCTCGGTGCGCCTGGGCGGCTTCTGGCCCGCCGACGGCGTCCGGCTCTCCGGGGCGAGCCTGGGCGGGTTGCGGCACGGCCCCGTGCGGCGGCGCTCCAGCAGCGTCTACACCGCGCCCGAGGTGCGGCGGGGAGCGCTGCCCTCCGCGGCCAGCGACGTCTTCGGCCTCGGCGCGACGGCCGTCCTGGTCCTCACCGGCACGCCCCCGGCCACCTCCCCCGACGGCGTCCTGGACCCCGCGCTGGTGAAGCGGCAGCTCTTCGCCGCCCCGCTGACCGCCCCGCACCCGGGGCTGGCCGAGGTCCTGCTGCAGGCCCTCTCCGACGACCCCGCCCAGCGCCCGGACCGGCTGCCGGCCTGGGTCAACGGGATGCGCGCCTTCGTCGAGCCGCGGTCCTCCGCGGGCACCCGCGACGGGGCGGGCCCCGTCGGCGCGGCGGGGGCGGCGGCGGGAGCGGCGGCCGCCCGGTCGGCGCGCACGCTGCCCCGGCGCCCGGTGGTCGTCGTCGCGGGGGCGCTGCTGCTGGCGACCGCCGGCACCGCGGTCGCGATCGGCGCGGTGCAGCAGGGCCGGCTGAAGGACGTCCCCAACCCCGTCGCCATCGTCCAGGGGCCTCAGACCCCCGCCGCGCCGTCCCCGCCCCCGGCGCCGCCCGCCCCGGTGCCCACCAGCGCGGAACCGTCTGCGGACGGGTCCGCGCGCCCGCGGGTCCCCGCCACCCGCCGCCCCTCCGCGTCGGCCTCCTCGACCCCCCCGTCGCCCTCCGCGTCGGTGCCCCCCACCGCGCCGGCAGTACCGGCGCCGACGACCGGGCCGGACCTGCTCGGGGGCCCGCCGACCGCCACCCCGCCCCCGGGCACGTCCCCGGCGCCGGCCGTCCCCGTGCCCCCCGCGGTGCCCACGACGTCCCCCACGACCTCACCCACCACCTCGACGGCCCCGCCCACCGGCGGGCCCGGGGTCCCGCCGCCCACCCCCACCCCGACCGCGCCCCCCACGAGCAGCCCCACGGGCAGCCCGACGGGCAGCCCCACCTCCAGCGCGCCGCCCACCCCGACGGCGAGCACGTCGACGGCGGCCGTCCCCCCGCGCACCGAGTCCCCCACCCCGCCGGGGAACGGGGTCGGGAACGGGGTCGGGAACGGGCCGGGCAACGGGATCGGGAACGGACCGCCGCCCGAGGTGACCCTGCCGCCGCGCGTCGCCCCCGGCCTCGACGGGACCCCCGCCGACCGCTGACCCCGGCGGTGGGAAGGGCCCCCGGGGCTCCTGTGGAGGTGTGGTGCACACCCGGTCGGCCCAGCACCGGGGGCGGGCGCCCGCAGCACGGCGACGCATACTGAGGACGACGAGCACCCAGGGCGTGGCGCCGAAGGCCCCGCCGACCGCCGCCGACGGATCGGTGGCACCCACGACGCGAACCGGCGCGAGCGACCGTCGCCCGCACCGGCGCACGACCGCCGGAGGACCAGACAGACGTGGCCGCACGACGTCCCGCCCCCACCCCGCCGACCCGCCGCAGCGCGGGCCGGCCCCCGGCCCGACCCGCGCGCCGCCCCCGGCGCCGCCGCGTCCTCGGCTGGCTCCTCGGGCTGCTCGTCGCCGGTCTGGCGCTCGCCGCCGGCGGGTTCACCGCGGCCTACGCGCTGGTGAAGGTCCCCGACCCCAACGAGCTCGCCGACGCCCAGATCAGCACGGTCTACTACGCCGACGGCACCACCGAGCTGGGCCGGTTCGCCTCGGTCAACCGGGAGAACGTGCCCCTGGCCCAGGTGCCGGACCCCGTCCAGAAGGCCGTGCTGGCCGCGGAGGACCGCAGCTACTACGAGAACCGCGGCGTCTCGCCCACCGGCATCGCCCGGGCCCTGTGGAGCAACGTCAGCGACGGCACCAGCCAGGGCGGCTCCACCCTCACCCAGCAGTACGTCAAGAACTACTACCTCTCCGCCGAGCAGTCGTACACGCGCAAGGCCAAGGAGTTCTTCATCTCGCTGAAGCTCGACCAGCAGCAGACGAAGGACGAGACGCTGGAGAACTACCTCAACACCGTCTACTTCGGCCGGGGCGCCTACGGCATCCAGGCCGCGTCGCAGGCCTACTTCGGGATCGACTCCGCCCAGCTGAACGTGTCCCAGGGGGCGCTGCTGGCCGCGCTGCTCAAGGGCCCGGGCAACTACGACCCCCGCAAGGGCGAGACCCAGGCCGCGGCCGCGCGGGAGCGCGTGGACTACGTCCTCGACGGGATGGTCACCGAGGGCTGGCTCTCCCCGGCCGACCGCGCCGCCGCGGGGCTGCCCGACACGATCGAGCCGCAGCAGGACAACCAGTGGTCGGGCACCAAGGGGTACCTGCTCAAGACGGTGAAGAACGAGCTGTCGAAGACCGTGGGGCTGTCCGAGGAGGACATCGACCGCGGCGGCCTGAAGATCACCACGACGTTCGACGCGAAGGCCCAGGCCGCGGCCGAGGAGGCCGTCGCCGACCAGCTCCCCGCCGAGCGCCCCGAGGGTTTCCACGTCGCGCTGACCGCGATCGACCCCCGGACCGGCGGGGTCACCGCGATGTACGGCGGGGCGGACTACGAGAAGAGCCAGTTCAACGACGCCACCCAGGCCACGGCGCAGGCGGGGTCGACGTTCAAGCCCTTCACCCTGGTCGCGGCGCTGGAGCAGGGCATCTCGCTGCGGACGACGTTCAACGGCTCCAGCCCGCGCACCATCGACGACTGGCCGGCGAGGAACTTCGGCGACGAGCAGTTCGGGCGCATCGACCTCGTCACCGCGACCGAGCACTCGGTCAACACCGTCTACGGGCAGCTCAACGACGAGGTCACGCCCGAGAAGACCCGCGACGTCGCGATCCGGATGGGGTACCCGCAGGAGACCGCGGGCCTGGCGGACAAGGACACCACCATCTCCAACGTGCTGGGCACGGCCTCCCCGCACCCCATCGACGTCACCCAGGCCTACGCCACCTTCGCCGCGCAGGGCACCCGCACCCCGTGGCACACCATCGCCAGCATCGACGACTCCGCCGGCACCCGGACCTACACGGCCTCGCCCACGACGACCCAGGCCATCGCCCCCGACGTGGCCGCCGACGCCACCTACGCCATGCAGCAGGTCGTGCAGTCCGGCACCGGCGCCTACGCCAAGCGCCTCAGCCGCCCCGCGGCCGGCAAGACGGGCACCTCCAACGGCAACATGTCGGCGTGGTTCGCGGGGTTCACCCCCAACCTCGCCGCGTCGGTGGCCCTGTTCCAGACCAGCCCCGACGGCAAGAGCAACGTGTCCCTGAAGCTGGGCCGCGGGGAGGTCACCGGCGGCTCCTACCCGGTGCGGATCTGGACGGCGTTCATGCGCGCCGCCCTCGACGGGGTCGAGGAGGAGGACTTCCCGGCCCGCGCGAACGTCGGCGTGGCCAAGGGCTCCACGAGCACGGCCACGTCGCGCTCCACCTCCCGGCCGAGCTCGACGTCCTCGTCGACCTCCACCGCGACGTCGTCCCCGACCGCGACCGAGAGCCCCACCGGCACCCCCACCGACTCCCCGAGCGGGGACCCCACCGGCACCCCCACGGGCACGCCGGCGAGCCCGTCGTCGAGCGCGTCGAGCTCCGCCAGCGCCTCCAGCAGCAGCCCGGCCCCGACCGGCGGCGCCGCCGGGGACGGCGACCCCGGCGAGCAGGCCGCCGAGCAAGCCGCGGCGGGCGGCGCGCGGGCCGGTGCGGCGGTCCCGAGCGCCGCGGCCCCGAGCGCGGCGGCCGCCGGGTAGGGGAAGCTGACGGGGTGAGCGAGCCCTCGAGCCCCGCGCCGCCCGGCGCCCCCTCGGTCCCGCCGACGGCCGTGGACCCCCTCGCCCGCGCGGGCAGCGAGGTCCTCGGCGGCCCCGCCGGGCGGCGCCTGGGCGGCGACGGCCCCTGGTGGGCGCGCGCGCTGCCGGTGGCGGTGTTCCTCACCTCCGCCGCGATCGCGGTGGGGGTGGCCACCCGCCACCACTGCCGGGCGCAGGGCTGGAACACCCCCGACCAGTTCGTCCACGCCTGCTACTCCGACCTGCCGGTCGTCTTCACCTCCTCCGGCCTGGCGAACGGGCTCGGCCCCTACGACGACGGCGTCGCGCTGAACCAGCCGCCGGTGACCGCGGCGCTGGCCTGGCTGCTCGCCCGGCTCGCCCCGCACGAGGTGACCGTCGCGGCCCAGCGGACCTACTTCGACGTGTCCTCGGTGCTGCTGCTGCTCGCGGCGCTCGTCGTCACCGTCTCGGTCTGGGCCACCACCGGCCGCGGGCGCGGCTGGGACGTCCTGCTCGTCGCGGTCAGCCCCGTCCTCGCCCTCTCCGGC includes:
- a CDS encoding molybdopterin-dependent oxidoreductase yields the protein MSTTGIPHSSHWGAFRADPTADGVRVRAHPDDPAPSALLRNVAVAATPTARVLRPHVRRGWWEDGPGPDERRGRDEFLPVEWDELLDRVAGEYARVLGEHGPRAVYAGSYGWASAGRFHHSQSQLHRFSHCLGGAVRSTWTYSHNVGEVLMPRVVGSQEPLISPTAWTSVEAATDLVIALGGLPAKNSEVASGGITRHEVAGRLRSARARGAEFVLVSPLRDDLAAELDADWFAVVPGSDAALLLAMCHVLLTDGSFDAGFLERFTAGSEEFLASLRGADDGVEKTPEWAEPLTGIAAGRIRDLARRAVRGRTMITVSWSVARTRFGEQPLWAAVALAAMIGQIGLPGGGFGHGYASTGGVGKRAGTYPLPTFPQFADPLRVRIPVARIADALLHPGEPYEVDGRHETYPHLRLVHWAGGNPFHHHQDLQRLQRAFRAAETIVVHEPFWTSTARHADVVFAATTTLEREDVGAARYDDRLIAMGRVHEPLGEARDDYEVLSGLAHRLGAGERFTEGRTAGEWVEHLYEEWRTGPAARAGITAPPHAEFLAAGEFRLPPEPREKVMFASFRADPDRFPLRTPSGRIELHSETIAGFGYDDCPGHPVWLAPEEQPDEEFPLRLVANNPATRLHSQLDHGATSQAGKVAGREPVRMHARDAAARGLADGQVVVLRSRRGSCLGGLVVSDAVREGVVQMSTGSWFDPVAGAAAGVTCGYGNVNVLTRDVGSSRLSQACTGQHATVQVSAFEGVPPRVTIFDQPA
- a CDS encoding GNAT family N-acetyltransferase, producing MLPVELHPFAGLRLLVRDPGGDPGGDVELRTGDVEGLVELAAVAARGVHDPGPSPFAVPWTACAPAERARRTLRWHLLGWGGWSPREWRLDFVVRRGGVVVGTQSLEAVDFPVLREVVTGSWLGREHQGRGTGPLMRAAVLHLAFAGLGASCARSEAFLDNPRSRAVSQRLGYREDGQRAVVRDGVRAVQQRLRLDAADWAAGERPEVLVEGVEPVREALLPAAP
- a CDS encoding transglycosylase domain-containing protein produces the protein MAARRPAPTPPTRRSAGRPPARPARRPRRRRVLGWLLGLLVAGLALAAGGFTAAYALVKVPDPNELADAQISTVYYADGTTELGRFASVNRENVPLAQVPDPVQKAVLAAEDRSYYENRGVSPTGIARALWSNVSDGTSQGGSTLTQQYVKNYYLSAEQSYTRKAKEFFISLKLDQQQTKDETLENYLNTVYFGRGAYGIQAASQAYFGIDSAQLNVSQGALLAALLKGPGNYDPRKGETQAAAARERVDYVLDGMVTEGWLSPADRAAAGLPDTIEPQQDNQWSGTKGYLLKTVKNELSKTVGLSEEDIDRGGLKITTTFDAKAQAAAEEAVADQLPAERPEGFHVALTAIDPRTGGVTAMYGGADYEKSQFNDATQATAQAGSTFKPFTLVAALEQGISLRTTFNGSSPRTIDDWPARNFGDEQFGRIDLVTATEHSVNTVYGQLNDEVTPEKTRDVAIRMGYPQETAGLADKDTTISNVLGTASPHPIDVTQAYATFAAQGTRTPWHTIASIDDSAGTRTYTASPTTTQAIAPDVAADATYAMQQVVQSGTGAYAKRLSRPAAGKTGTSNGNMSAWFAGFTPNLAASVALFQTSPDGKSNVSLKLGRGEVTGGSYPVRIWTAFMRAALDGVEEEDFPARANVGVAKGSTSTATSRSTSRPSSTSSSTSTATSSPTATESPTGTPTDSPSGDPTGTPTGTPASPSSSASSSASASSSSPAPTGGAAGDGDPGEQAAEQAAAGGARAGAAVPSAAAPSAAAAG